One Henriciella litoralis genomic window carries:
- a CDS encoding NAD(P)H-dependent oxidoreductase, which yields MSQGLAGAFQAAAETAGAEVCRTNLADMDFDPDLTDGYHSRKTLEPCLEDWRENIMWANHLVWADPKWWDRLLAARCSLLAARCSLGARPISS from the coding sequence CTGTCGCAGGGGCTCGCCGGTGCCTTTCAGGCCGCCGCTGAAACCGCTGGCGCCGAAGTGTGCCGAACCAACCTCGCCGACATGGACTTCGATCCCGACCTCACTGACGGCTATCACAGCCGCAAGACTCTGGAGCCCTGCCTTGAGGACTGGCGCGAGAATATCATGTGGGCGAACCACCTTGTCTGGGCCGATCCAAAATGGTGGGACAGGCTGCTCGCTGCTCGCTGCTCGCTGCTCGCTGCTCGCTGCTCGCTGGGCGCTCGGCCGATATCTTCATGA
- a CDS encoding acyltransferase family protein — MKFRQDIQGLRALAVISVILFHIDVSVFQGGFLGVDIFFVISGFLITGIILNERESGDFNFTNFYVRRLRRLMPASVFTILVTLIAAYFFFGGSDFAETGRTGLHALLFTSNIVFWLDAGYFDAEAYMKPFLHFWSLSVEEQFYLLWPAIIVLAFAIGKRAAVLATILLLTAASVGAAEWFYGKDPAAVFFLTPFRVFEFGGGALLSVYGWRFKNQIVQEVGFIVGLSLMLGSIIVFDEVTRMPGIISLVPTLGCMLCLMTPDAKTGVILKNPITTSVGNASYSLYLAHWAPIVFFKSAYSETLEPLHQIGLLAGGLILGYLMYFTIETPFRREGIWTNSGRGGGRIVLGAFASIGVLYLSANIWATNGWQGQMIAVETMSAQSGQLGSAPVRAPVLITDRKYLRSESNQHRESLNKRALDPGKPTVLVIGDSHGKDFANVLSFMGDFNVRHEWINQWCQPIIGPRTGEYKEGNKTVTRKDIEACEKHVPTVLESQLAADADILVFHARWEPWSMEYFGDTLQFARSKTDAKLVCIGEGATFDQPVPRLVELSDKRASVDPVEPLNYDKTLEFNKRFFEIAESNGCLPLKKIEMLCSEGRCPIASEAENAIYYYDKHHLSLSGAAHYARLISSECDDPACAALKALSVPK, encoded by the coding sequence ATGAAGTTTCGCCAGGATATTCAGGGGCTTCGGGCCCTCGCCGTCATCTCGGTCATTCTGTTCCATATTGACGTAAGTGTGTTTCAGGGTGGTTTTCTGGGCGTTGATATTTTCTTCGTCATTTCGGGCTTTCTGATCACCGGTATCATCCTGAACGAACGCGAAAGCGGCGACTTCAATTTTACCAATTTCTACGTCCGACGCCTTCGGCGCTTGATGCCTGCGAGCGTGTTCACCATTCTGGTTACGCTAATCGCAGCCTATTTCTTTTTTGGCGGTTCCGATTTCGCAGAAACAGGCCGAACGGGCTTACACGCGCTTCTGTTCACTTCAAATATCGTGTTTTGGCTCGATGCCGGCTATTTCGATGCGGAAGCCTACATGAAGCCCTTCCTGCATTTCTGGTCGCTATCGGTTGAAGAGCAATTTTATCTTCTCTGGCCAGCCATCATCGTGCTTGCGTTTGCCATAGGAAAGCGCGCGGCCGTGTTGGCGACCATATTGTTGTTAACGGCGGCTTCGGTTGGTGCTGCTGAATGGTTTTACGGTAAAGACCCTGCGGCCGTTTTCTTCCTGACGCCATTTCGCGTATTCGAGTTCGGCGGCGGCGCGCTGCTGTCGGTCTATGGCTGGAGGTTTAAAAATCAGATCGTTCAGGAAGTCGGGTTCATTGTCGGCCTGTCCCTGATGCTCGGTTCGATCATCGTGTTTGATGAAGTAACGCGTATGCCCGGCATTATTTCGCTGGTGCCGACGCTCGGGTGCATGCTTTGCCTGATGACCCCGGACGCAAAGACGGGCGTCATCCTCAAGAATCCGATTACTACATCAGTGGGGAATGCATCCTATTCCCTCTATCTTGCGCACTGGGCACCGATTGTGTTCTTCAAATCGGCCTATTCGGAAACTCTGGAGCCTCTGCATCAGATTGGCTTGCTGGCGGGTGGCCTGATCCTAGGCTATCTCATGTATTTTACCATAGAAACCCCGTTTCGCCGGGAAGGTATCTGGACCAATTCTGGCCGGGGCGGGGGGCGCATTGTGCTCGGCGCATTTGCCAGCATTGGCGTTCTCTATCTGTCGGCGAACATCTGGGCTACAAATGGCTGGCAGGGCCAGATGATCGCCGTTGAAACGATGTCGGCTCAATCAGGTCAGCTCGGCAGTGCACCTGTACGCGCACCGGTACTTATAACCGACCGCAAGTATCTTCGGTCAGAATCAAACCAACACCGGGAGTCGTTGAATAAGCGGGCGCTGGACCCCGGCAAGCCCACTGTCTTGGTGATTGGCGACAGCCACGGCAAGGACTTCGCAAATGTGCTGAGCTTCATGGGCGATTTCAATGTTCGACACGAATGGATCAATCAGTGGTGCCAGCCAATCATTGGTCCTCGTACGGGAGAATACAAAGAGGGCAACAAGACGGTAACGCGTAAAGATATCGAAGCGTGTGAAAAGCACGTTCCGACTGTGCTCGAAAGCCAGCTGGCCGCTGATGCCGACATTCTGGTTTTCCATGCCCGGTGGGAACCTTGGTCAATGGAATATTTCGGGGATACGCTTCAGTTTGCCCGTTCGAAAACCGACGCGAAGCTTGTCTGCATTGGAGAAGGCGCGACGTTTGATCAGCCTGTGCCCAGACTTGTGGAGCTTTCAGACAAGCGCGCATCGGTCGACCCTGTCGAGCCGTTAAACTATGACAAGACCCTCGAGTTTAATAAGCGCTTCTTTGAAATTGCAGAGAGCAACGGTTGTTTGCCGCTCAAGAAAATAGAGATGCTTTGTTCTGAAGGCCGCTGTCCAATTGCGTCCGAGGCGGAGAATGCCATCTACTATTATGACAAGCATCACCTCTCACTGTCAGGTGCGGCCCATTATGCGCGCCTGATCAGTTCGGAGTGTGATGATCCTGCGTGCGCAGCGCTCAAGGCGCTGAGCGTGCCAAAATAG
- the pnp gene encoding polyribonucleotide nucleotidyltransferase, translating to MFDKQTVSLEWAGRTLTIETGRVARQADGAVVVTYGDTTVLATATFRKEAKPGQDFFPLTVNYMEKYYASGRIPGGFFKREGRPTEKETLTSRLIDRPIRPLFVDGFKNEVQVVLTAISYDMENDPDIVGMIGASAALVLSGAPFMGPIGAARVGYRDGDYLINPTAEDLETSELDLVVAGTNDAVMMVESEAKELPEDVMLGAVMAGHEAMQPVIDAIIKLAEKAAKEPFDFEGEDLSGELKQIQDLVGSDLSAAYKITEKLERQEAVGAARTKASEALVATEEKPEGMNEAVFKSAFKKAEAKVVRGDIIKTGKRIDGRSLDQVRPITSEAGFLPRTHGSALFTRGETQAICVATLGTSDDEQFIDGLGGTHKEKFMLHYNFPPYSVGETGRMGGAGRREIGHGKLAWRALKAVLPNPDEFPYTIRLVSEITESNGSSSMATVCGCALAMMDAGVPIARPVSGIAMGLIKDDDGVAVLSDILGDEDHLGDMDFKVAGTDKGVTSLQMDIKIAGITRDIMETALEQAKGGRAHILEEMNKALSGSRDSLSENAPQMEIVNIPVDKIRDVIGSGGKTIRDIVDTTGAKLNVEDDGTIQISALDRASIDAAKKRIRELTAEPEVGEIYEGKVVSIKDFGAFVNFFGPKDGLVHVSQMADERIGHPKDLVKEGDTIWVKLMGFDDRGKVRLSMKAVDQETGKDKEGDDAE from the coding sequence ATGTTTGACAAACAAACCGTGTCGCTGGAATGGGCCGGCCGCACGTTGACGATCGAGACGGGCCGTGTCGCTCGTCAGGCTGATGGCGCCGTCGTCGTGACCTACGGTGACACCACCGTGCTCGCCACAGCCACCTTCCGCAAGGAAGCAAAACCGGGGCAGGACTTCTTCCCGCTCACGGTCAACTATATGGAAAAGTACTACGCTTCGGGCCGCATTCCTGGCGGCTTCTTCAAGCGTGAAGGCCGTCCGACCGAAAAAGAGACGCTGACGTCTCGCCTCATCGACCGTCCGATCCGTCCACTTTTCGTCGACGGCTTCAAGAATGAAGTTCAGGTTGTCCTGACCGCGATCTCCTATGACATGGAAAATGATCCGGACATCGTCGGCATGATCGGCGCTTCCGCAGCGCTCGTTCTGTCCGGCGCGCCTTTCATGGGCCCGATCGGCGCAGCGCGCGTCGGCTACCGCGATGGCGACTATCTGATCAACCCGACGGCGGAAGACCTTGAAACCTCCGAACTCGACCTCGTTGTCGCCGGCACCAATGATGCCGTGATGATGGTTGAGTCCGAAGCCAAGGAACTGCCTGAAGATGTGATGCTCGGCGCTGTCATGGCCGGCCATGAAGCCATGCAGCCTGTGATCGACGCGATCATCAAGCTGGCTGAAAAAGCCGCCAAAGAGCCGTTCGACTTCGAAGGTGAAGACCTTTCCGGCGAGCTGAAGCAGATTCAGGACCTCGTTGGCTCCGATCTGTCGGCTGCCTACAAGATCACCGAGAAGCTGGAACGTCAGGAAGCCGTTGGCGCCGCACGCACCAAGGCCTCGGAAGCGCTCGTGGCAACCGAAGAAAAGCCTGAAGGCATGAATGAGGCGGTCTTCAAGTCCGCGTTCAAGAAGGCCGAAGCGAAAGTCGTTCGTGGCGACATCATCAAGACCGGCAAACGGATTGATGGTCGCTCGCTCGATCAGGTTCGTCCGATCACGTCCGAAGCTGGCTTCCTGCCACGCACGCATGGCTCGGCTCTTTTCACCCGCGGTGAAACGCAGGCGATCTGTGTCGCAACGCTTGGCACCTCCGACGATGAGCAATTCATCGACGGCCTGGGCGGTACGCACAAAGAGAAGTTCATGCTTCACTACAACTTCCCGCCATATTCGGTTGGTGAAACCGGCCGTATGGGCGGTGCAGGCCGCCGCGAAATCGGTCACGGCAAGCTCGCCTGGCGCGCGCTGAAAGCCGTTCTGCCGAACCCGGACGAGTTCCCATACACGATCCGTCTTGTCTCCGAGATCACCGAGTCCAATGGCTCGTCCTCGATGGCAACGGTCTGTGGTTGTGCGCTCGCCATGATGGACGCTGGTGTGCCAATCGCACGTCCGGTTTCCGGCATCGCGATGGGTCTGATCAAGGACGATGACGGCGTTGCTGTCCTCTCCGACATCCTGGGTGACGAAGACCACCTTGGTGACATGGACTTCAAGGTTGCTGGTACCGACAAAGGCGTCACATCGCTTCAGATGGACATCAAGATCGCCGGCATCACCCGTGACATCATGGAAACCGCGCTCGAACAGGCAAAGGGCGGCCGCGCCCACATCCTGGAAGAGATGAACAAGGCCCTGTCCGGCTCCCGCGACAGCCTTTCGGAAAATGCCCCGCAAATGGAAATCGTGAACATCCCGGTCGACAAGATCCGTGACGTTATCGGTTCCGGCGGCAAGACGATCCGCGATATCGTCGACACGACGGGCGCCAAGCTCAACGTGGAAGACGATGGCACGATCCAGATCTCCGCGCTCGACCGCGCCTCGATCGATGCGGCCAAGAAGCGTATCCGTGAACTGACGGCTGAGCCGGAAGTTGGTGAGATCTACGAAGGCAAAGTCGTCTCCATCAAGGATTTCGGCGCCTTCGTGAACTTCTTTGGCCCGAAGGACGGTCTCGTCCACGTGTCGCAGATGGCAGACGAGCGCATCGGTCACCCCAAGGACCTCGTCAAGGAAGGCGACACGATCTGGGTCAAGCTGATGGGCTTCGATGATCGCGGTAAGGTTCGCCTGTCGATGAAAGCCGTCGATCAGGAAACCGGTAAGGACAAGGAAGGCGACGACGCCGAATAG
- a CDS encoding SH3 domain-containing protein gives MLIRSFVSACLILTVTSFATAGADPQAVKISQFSGKPVPRFESLRYSAVHGRKGPSRDHKIVWRYEREGMPVLVIKETRDWVQVRDADGDEVWVQARMLKDAPHIVLMTESVMRKKPNVAARGVATLQEGVVAELDHCEAAWCEIKADKYRGWVSKSAIWGTEIQTGGL, from the coding sequence TGCTCATTCGCTCTTTCGTTTCGGCTTGCCTTATCCTGACTGTGACCAGTTTTGCAACGGCTGGTGCAGACCCTCAGGCGGTGAAGATCAGCCAGTTTTCAGGAAAGCCGGTGCCGCGCTTTGAATCTTTGCGCTATTCGGCCGTGCATGGACGCAAGGGTCCCTCGCGCGACCATAAGATCGTCTGGCGCTATGAGCGCGAAGGCATGCCGGTTCTGGTGATCAAGGAAACACGCGACTGGGTTCAGGTTCGCGACGCGGATGGCGACGAAGTCTGGGTGCAGGCCCGCATGTTGAAGGACGCGCCGCACATCGTGTTGATGACGGAATCGGTCATGCGTAAAAAGCCCAATGTGGCCGCCCGCGGGGTTGCGACCCTTCAGGAAGGTGTCGTGGCCGAGCTTGATCATTGCGAGGCGGCGTGGTGCGAAATCAAGGCCGATAAATATCGTGGCTGGGTCAGCAAGAGCGCTATCTGGGGCACCGAAATCCAGACCGGCGGCCTTTGA
- the rpsO gene encoding 30S ribosomal protein S15, which yields MSITAEKKAELIKKFAQTEGDTGSPEVQVAILTERINNLTEHFQTNKKDHHSRRGLLNLVATRRKLLDYLKRKNEGRYSALIEELGIRR from the coding sequence ATGTCGATCACGGCAGAAAAAAAAGCTGAACTGATCAAGAAATTCGCCCAAACAGAGGGCGATACCGGGTCACCGGAAGTCCAGGTTGCGATCCTCACAGAGCGCATCAACAACCTGACCGAGCACTTCCAGACCAACAAAAAAGACCACCATTCGCGCCGCGGCCTGCTCAACCTGGTCGCCACGCGTCGTAAACTCCTCGACTACCTCAAGAGGAAGAATGAGGGCCGCTACAGCGCCCTTATCGAAGAGCTGGGTATTCGCCGCTAG
- a CDS encoding CAP domain-containing protein → MTALPAQAQTNCDLSDGYGQTLVSYVDEVEACLAEATFDGDLETAIADHTNAVRNDKGEAALERRASLDAAARAHALDMAARNYAGHNDLEGRGHVYRMRAIDRQVLASATGANVVVLDAGADADTIFATIQSDEANRENLTRDRFNATGLGIAEGNGRIYVVQMLTTVDGELENPLPLALADATSFNPQINEGMFRTAGWNLSDEDGNRLAGGRLMRMNADSLERADAGYLDVLVELNADTYVLKGPMVSRQ, encoded by the coding sequence ATGACCGCGCTTCCCGCGCAGGCGCAGACCAATTGCGACCTCTCGGATGGATACGGCCAGACGCTGGTTTCCTATGTCGATGAGGTTGAGGCCTGCCTTGCCGAAGCAACGTTTGACGGCGACCTCGAAACCGCTATCGCAGATCATACAAACGCTGTTCGCAACGACAAAGGTGAAGCCGCGCTTGAGCGCCGCGCCTCGCTCGACGCTGCAGCCCGCGCCCACGCGCTCGACATGGCCGCTCGCAATTATGCCGGCCACAATGACCTTGAAGGCCGCGGCCATGTTTACCGGATGCGCGCCATCGACCGTCAGGTGCTGGCAAGTGCCACAGGCGCAAATGTCGTCGTCCTGGACGCTGGCGCCGATGCCGACACCATCTTCGCAACGATCCAGTCGGACGAGGCCAACCGCGAAAACCTGACACGCGATCGCTTCAACGCGACCGGGCTAGGCATCGCCGAAGGCAATGGACGGATTTATGTCGTCCAGATGCTGACAACCGTCGATGGCGAGCTGGAAAATCCCCTGCCGCTCGCGCTGGCCGATGCGACCAGTTTCAATCCGCAGATCAATGAAGGCATGTTCCGCACCGCTGGATGGAATCTCAGCGACGAAGATGGCAACCGCCTTGCCGGTGGCCGCCTGATGCGGATGAATGCCGACAGCCTCGAACGCGCAGATGCAGGCTATCTCGACGTCCTCGTTGAGCTGAATGCCGACACCTATGTGCTGAAGGGCCCGATGGTCTCGCGCCAATAG
- a CDS encoding YjhX family toxin, translating into MDISRAEQRILHLLAQGGRIEIVRHQKKIAELHCYSRDGWRYPGLDEHLFRKLKKKRAIASKQSQPYRITRRGLELVRSELDNR; encoded by the coding sequence ATGGATATCTCACGCGCCGAACAGCGCATCCTCCACCTGCTCGCCCAGGGCGGGCGCATCGAAATCGTACGACACCAGAAGAAAATCGCAGAACTGCACTGCTACTCCCGCGACGGCTGGCGCTATCCGGGCCTTGATGAGCATCTCTTCCGCAAGCTGAAGAAGAAGCGGGCCATCGCCTCCAAGCAGAGCCAGCCTTACCGCATCACACGGCGAGGGCTGGAGCTGGTGAGGTCAGAGCTGGATAATCGCTAG
- the udk gene encoding uridine kinase, with protein MTQSSCFLIAMSGGSGSGKSTLADALVTRLTPEKAVIFHEDGYYWPMRHYGPCETEEQRARIIADANYDDPASKDTRHLVNDLSALKSGQYIDQPVYDFDKHDRDPNKTTRIDPAPVIILEGIHALSIPALSSLIDLSIYVDTPDDLRLARRLRRDVIERGRTVQNVLQHYLDTVRAAHYRFTFPSKFEADLVIADEGLPAYGKVTPGEDAIDRMLAPVLSRLSLNGVL; from the coding sequence ATGACCCAGTCCTCCTGTTTTCTTATCGCCATGTCCGGCGGCTCCGGCTCTGGCAAGTCCACGCTGGCGGATGCCCTTGTCACGCGTCTGACACCCGAAAAAGCCGTCATCTTTCATGAAGATGGCTATTACTGGCCAATGCGCCATTATGGCCCGTGCGAGACCGAAGAACAGCGCGCGCGCATCATTGCCGACGCCAATTATGACGACCCGGCCTCAAAGGATACGCGTCACCTCGTCAATGATTTGTCGGCGCTGAAATCCGGCCAGTACATCGATCAGCCCGTCTACGATTTTGACAAACATGACCGTGATCCGAACAAGACGACCCGCATCGATCCAGCGCCGGTCATCATTCTGGAAGGCATTCACGCGCTGTCCATTCCGGCGCTTTCATCCCTCATCGATCTCTCAATCTATGTCGATACGCCAGACGATCTGCGCCTGGCGCGGCGCCTGCGCCGTGACGTGATTGAGCGGGGCCGAACGGTGCAGAATGTGCTGCAACATTATCTCGATACCGTGCGCGCTGCGCACTATCGCTTCACCTTTCCTTCGAAGTTTGAAGCTGACCTCGTCATCGCCGACGAAGGCCTGCCTGCCTATGGCAAGGTCACCCCGGGTGAGGATGCGATTGACCGCATGCTGGCGCCAGTTTTGTCGAGATTGAGTTTAAATGGTGTTTTATAA
- the fabA gene encoding bifunctional 3-hydroxydecanoyl-ACP dehydratase/trans-2-decenoyl-ACP isomerase, with translation MSGPHDFHTPKSSYTKEDLLVSGHGQLFGPGNAQLPRPPMLMMDRITEISLDGGEFGKGHVIGEYDIDPELWFFQCHFPGDPVMPGCLGLDAMWQAVGYWLGWSGSPGKGRALGVGEVKFTGEITPDKKLVKYVIDIKRVRRGKLNLGIADGRVYVDDEHVYTALDMKVGLKNVLDAKA, from the coding sequence ATGAGCGGTCCTCACGATTTTCACACTCCGAAATCCTCCTACACCAAGGAAGATCTTCTCGTATCCGGTCACGGGCAACTCTTCGGACCGGGCAATGCGCAGCTGCCTCGGCCGCCAATGCTGATGATGGACCGGATCACCGAAATCAGCCTCGATGGCGGCGAGTTCGGTAAAGGCCACGTGATCGGCGAATATGACATCGATCCAGAACTCTGGTTCTTCCAGTGCCACTTCCCGGGCGATCCGGTGATGCCGGGCTGTCTCGGCCTTGATGCGATGTGGCAGGCGGTCGGCTACTGGCTCGGCTGGTCGGGGTCGCCCGGCAAGGGCCGTGCGCTGGGCGTTGGCGAAGTGAAGTTCACCGGCGAGATCACGCCGGACAAGAAACTAGTCAAATATGTGATCGACATCAAACGCGTGCGCCGCGGCAAGCTCAATCTCGGCATCGCCGATGGCCGTGTCTATGTCGACGATGAGCATGTCTACACAGCGCTCGACATGAAAGTCGGTCTGAAAAACGTTCTCGACGCAAAGGCCTAG
- a CDS encoding enoyl-ACP reductase FabI encodes MADDWNMPEGNLMKGKRGIVMGVANQNSIAWGISKQLAAQGAEIAFTYQGDSLERRVRPLVESIGMDTMIPADVTNDESMDAAFAQVKEKWGKIDFLVHSIAFAGKDELQGSMVANTTREGFRRAMDISVYSFIDSARRASEIMPDGGSIICMTYLGAERVVPSYNVMGVAKAALEASTRYAARDLGPQGIRVNAISAGAMRTLSLAGIKGGKSLMGTGRDMSLLKEDTRMEGVAGAALYLLSDIGHSVAGEVLHVDAGFHVVGVPDMGDE; translated from the coding sequence ATGGCTGACGACTGGAACATGCCCGAAGGCAATCTGATGAAGGGCAAGCGCGGCATCGTAATGGGTGTGGCCAACCAGAACTCCATTGCCTGGGGCATTTCAAAGCAGCTCGCCGCGCAGGGCGCCGAGATCGCGTTCACCTATCAGGGCGACAGCCTTGAGCGCCGCGTGCGCCCGCTGGTCGAGAGCATCGGCATGGACACGATGATCCCCGCCGACGTCACTAATGATGAGAGCATGGATGCTGCCTTCGCGCAGGTGAAGGAAAAATGGGGCAAGATCGACTTCCTCGTCCACTCCATCGCCTTTGCCGGCAAGGATGAGCTGCAAGGCTCGATGGTTGCCAACACCACGCGCGAAGGCTTCCGCCGCGCCATGGACATCTCCGTCTACAGCTTCATCGACAGCGCGCGCCGCGCCTCCGAGATCATGCCGGATGGCGGCTCGATCATCTGCATGACCTATCTTGGCGCAGAGCGTGTCGTACCATCCTACAACGTCATGGGCGTCGCCAAGGCCGCACTCGAAGCCTCCACCCGCTATGCCGCGCGCGATCTTGGGCCCCAGGGCATTCGCGTCAACGCGATCTCTGCCGGCGCCATGCGCACGCTCTCGCTCGCGGGCATCAAGGGCGGCAAGTCGCTGATGGGCACCGGTCGCGACATGTCCCTTCTGAAGGAAGACACGCGCATGGAAGGCGTCGCAGGCGCCGCGCTTTATCTCCTCTCCGACATCGGCCACTCGGTGGCTGGCGAAGTCCTGCACGTCGATGCAGGTTTCCACGTCGTTGGCGTGCCGGATATGGGCGACGAATAG
- a CDS encoding nitroreductase family protein → MRARAASFHKQMATRRSVRKFSDRPVPREIIEACVAAAGTAPSGANHQPWFFACVGSAEKKREIRRAAEAEEGAFYAGKAGEDWLDALAPIGTDADKPYMETAPWLICIFAQRRGGAEAGEDRKNYYINESVGIATGLLIAACHEAGLATLVHTPNPMKFLNGLCDRPETEKPFLILVAGYPADDAMVPKHALKKKALKEIASFF, encoded by the coding sequence ATGCGCGCGCGGGCCGCCAGCTTCCATAAGCAAATGGCGACGCGCCGGTCTGTGCGCAAGTTTTCTGACCGGCCGGTGCCGCGAGAGATCATCGAGGCGTGCGTTGCTGCGGCGGGCACAGCGCCATCAGGTGCGAACCATCAGCCCTGGTTTTTTGCCTGCGTTGGCTCTGCGGAGAAGAAGCGGGAAATCAGACGGGCGGCAGAAGCTGAGGAGGGCGCCTTCTATGCCGGCAAGGCCGGGGAGGACTGGCTGGATGCGCTCGCGCCGATCGGGACGGATGCCGACAAGCCCTATATGGAGACCGCGCCGTGGCTCATCTGTATCTTCGCGCAGCGGCGCGGCGGGGCTGAGGCCGGTGAGGACCGCAAGAATTACTACATCAATGAAAGCGTCGGGATTGCGACGGGGCTATTGATTGCTGCCTGCCATGAGGCAGGGCTCGCGACGCTCGTCCATACGCCAAACCCGATGAAATTTCTCAATGGGCTGTGCGACCGTCCGGAAACGGAAAAGCCGTTCCTGATTCTCGTTGCAGGGTATCCGGCAGACGATGCGATGGTGCCGAAACATGCGCTGAAGAAGAAAGCCCTCAAGGAGATTGCGAGCTTTTTCTGA
- a CDS encoding CAP domain-containing protein — MEIMFRDRINETRTAHGLAPLKFRKELRNAARWHSLDMAANNFFNHKGLDASMPKDRITALDRTLLTSLLLENIASINGDFDWDTVVDRLHTGLMNSPSHRDAILQKDVTHFAMGVVKTDNGVWLTELFVREDGSFERPVPLRIEAGSLVNQPARLKDWRFKALALQASDEPVDLPTVSDFTASVPSEILGKLTFTVRGERPGPRPNTRSYMHFHGPTVVVVPAHSS, encoded by the coding sequence ATGGAAATCATGTTCCGCGACCGCATCAATGAAACGCGCACCGCGCATGGCCTTGCCCCTCTGAAGTTTCGCAAGGAGCTCAGAAACGCCGCGCGCTGGCACAGCCTCGACATGGCGGCCAATAATTTCTTCAATCACAAGGGCCTCGACGCCTCGATGCCGAAGGACCGCATCACCGCGTTGGACCGCACCCTGCTGACCAGCTTGCTGCTCGAGAACATCGCCTCGATCAATGGTGATTTTGACTGGGACACGGTTGTCGACCGCCTACATACCGGCCTGATGAACAGCCCCAGCCACCGCGATGCCATCCTGCAAAAGGATGTCACACATTTTGCGATGGGGGTCGTGAAGACTGACAATGGCGTCTGGCTGACCGAACTGTTTGTGCGTGAGGATGGCTCGTTCGAGCGCCCTGTGCCGCTGCGTATCGAGGCCGGATCGCTCGTCAATCAGCCCGCTCGCCTGAAAGACTGGCGATTCAAGGCGTTGGCCCTGCAAGCTTCAGATGAACCTGTCGATTTGCCGACCGTCAGCGACTTTACCGCCAGCGTACCAAGCGAAATTCTTGGCAAGCTGACCTTCACCGTCCGCGGCGAACGTCCAGGCCCACGCCCGAATACGCGCTCTTACATGCATTTTCACGGGCCCACCGTGGTTGTTGTCCCGGCACATTCGAGCTGA
- a CDS encoding SDR family NAD(P)-dependent oxidoreductase, with protein MKDFSGKIAVVTGGGAGMGREMTKQLAEAGCSVAICDISEEDMAATVSAAEALAPQGVRITSYKADVSNETQVNAFAEHVRTAHETDHIHLLINNAGIGGGGSFVTGPRENWERTFNVCWLGVYNNARAFMPMLVAADEARIVNVSSVNGFWASLGPDTPHTAYSAAKFAVKGFTEALITDLRLNAPHVKASVVMPGHIGTQIALNTLREFENDAGVGGAGESYDEAKTRGEQFRDNAITSAEDAAKVILDGVRAGDWRILIGPDAEAIDEAVRKTPRKAYEGDFGMSIFAKLREAIAPG; from the coding sequence ATGAAGGATTTCAGCGGAAAAATCGCCGTGGTCACAGGCGGCGGCGCTGGCATGGGCCGCGAGATGACCAAACAGCTCGCCGAGGCCGGTTGCAGCGTCGCCATCTGCGATATCTCCGAAGAGGACATGGCCGCCACTGTATCAGCCGCCGAGGCCCTCGCCCCGCAAGGCGTGCGGATCACGAGCTACAAGGCCGACGTCTCAAACGAGACCCAGGTCAACGCCTTCGCAGAGCATGTACGCACCGCCCATGAGACCGACCATATCCACCTTCTCATCAACAATGCCGGGATCGGTGGCGGCGGCAGCTTCGTCACCGGTCCGCGCGAGAACTGGGAGCGGACGTTCAATGTCTGCTGGCTGGGCGTCTACAATAATGCCCGCGCCTTCATGCCGATGCTGGTCGCCGCCGATGAGGCGCGCATCGTCAATGTCAGCTCCGTCAATGGCTTCTGGGCGAGCCTTGGGCCGGACACGCCGCACACCGCCTATTCCGCTGCCAAGTTCGCCGTGAAGGGCTTCACCGAGGCGCTGATCACGGACCTCCGCCTCAACGCCCCGCACGTGAAAGCCAGCGTCGTCATGCCCGGCCATATCGGCACGCAGATCGCGCTCAACACGCTGCGTGAGTTTGAGAATGATGCGGGCGTCGGCGGCGCAGGCGAGAGCTATGATGAGGCCAAGACCCGCGGCGAGCAGTTCCGCGACAATGCCATCACCTCAGCCGAAGATGCCGCAAAGGTCATCCTGGACGGGGTTCGCGCAGGCGACTGGCGCATCCTGATCGGCCCCGACGCCGAAGCGATCGACGAAGCCGTCCGCAAGACCCCGAGAAAAGCCTATGAAGGCGACTTCGGCATGAGCATCTTCGCAAAACTGCGCGAGGCGATTGCGCCGGGGTGA